TACCTAGTCAGAGATAACAGGAGTTTTCTTGCCAGCGAGTTTTGGGAAGGACAATCTGTCAGTGCAATTAGTGTTTATATGTCTAGTCAGTCATGGGAATGGCATGAAACTCATAAAACATCTCTTTGTCAATCTTGTGGTCTTCAGCAGTCTGTACCACCTCattgtcacagaaaaaaatggaaaacatgataGTTGTTTTGAAAAGCCAAAAAAAGAGACATGTTTAAAGCTCCGCCGACTCGAGACGTGAGTGACATTGATGGAAGCATACATATGCTTATCCTCCTCCTTGTTTTGGTcatattttatacaaaaataataataataaacaattgcttaaaggaatacttttgggaaatatgcttattcgctttctgGCGGAGAATTAGATCAGAAGATTGATACTCTTGTCACATATCTGTACAGTAAATTTGAAGCTAATGCAAGctgccagttagcttagcttagcacaaactatgaaaacaaatgacaacAGCTATCCTGACTGTTCAAAAGGTAACAGAATCCGCCTATCTACATTAGGTATCATTTGTTTCATCTGTGTAAAGAGCAATTCAGCGTTTTACGGGAgtgttatgtgctggactatttttTGCCTTTGAGTAGTTGCCTAGCAACCAGTGGAGACCAGGAAGTTACTGGTCCCAGGGAAATTTGTACGAATCAAGCAAATGGATATAATGTGTTCAATGAGTTAGTGATGTTGGCGGTAGCTTCGTATTTATTGTctagacatgagagtggtatcaatcttctcatcacAGCAAATTCTAAtagcaaataaacatatttgccaaatgttgaactattgCTTTAAAGTACTAAGCTTAACTTAATcacattaaaatacttttatttatttcaaccCATCTCTCAGATTCTATTTCCATCACTGGAAATTACATACGGTAAGATCATTTACAGGAGcttcttttatcattttgacATGTGACACAAGACTTCTCAGTTGGCAGAAATAATTCCTGTCTCCACTCTTTTGCCTATAAAAGAGGTAGGAAAATATAGACCTTCTGAGGCACACAACTCCAACCAGCGGCACTCTCAGCTGCTCTATTAATTGGATGGCATTCCTGTAGCAGCAATGCGTGTCCCAGATGCTCTAACACGACAGGATGGGGAAACCATGCTAACAACATCCTAATTACAAGCCACAGAGAAGATGTCTTGGTTTAACACTTCCTCTATAACCTTCACTCCTCAaaccacccatccatccactctaactgtccatcatgtTTGGCTTTGTGGTCTTGTTTTCATGTCTCCCATGTGGCTAATAATGGGGCTCCTTTGGTTGGGTCCATGTCatttgtgtgctgtgtgtttgtgcaacaTTTGTGCTTGCTCTTCATGttttccatgtttgtttgttcattgtTGTCTGGTCACCATCTGTGTCTGTTAGTTACTAAGCGACATAAGGCCCATCTGAAGAGGCTGGACCGGAGATGGACGTTGGGGGGTGTCATCAGCAGGCAGCAGAGCCGAGGTGAACTGAGACAGATGCTGCATcacctccttccctccctccctccctccctttctttgTTATTGTTCTCTTCGCCTGGTCTTATTTATTGTCTCTTATCACAAGACTAAACTTGCCCTTCTCCATATGCACATAATTGTTCAGTCTTGCATTCTGTGTTGTCTTCCAGCAAATGTCTTTATCATGAGCCACAATCCACCACAACTAACCACTAACTGACGTTAATATGAAATGAGCCTGGAAAGCAAAGGTGAAATCAGCAACTTTTATATACACCAATTATTGATGCTAAGCTCAAATTATGCTACAAAATTGCTCCATGCAAGCGTTTTCATTATAATTAAACACTGTGTGCCAAAACCAATCTTCTcagaatcacagaaaaaaaaaaaatgctaccCACTCATCAAAAAGTAGTTGCGTATTACACTTTGGAATGCCTTATTCCACATTTTAGAaccatattttgcttttttatgaGCAAATGAAGCGTGTGTGTAGTTTTCTAATGAATATGTGTTCTACCAACATGTGGTAGAAACAGACATTTATCCTTCTGTGGTGCAGATAACAACTAATATTGACAGATTAACAAAGAGCCTTATTTATCTCTTACTTAGTTAGCAAGAAAATCACATTCTCAATGACAAACTTGCACATGTTCTTCTTAccaagggttttttttcacaggaGATGCATTTGGATTGCTGACAGAGGAGTGAGGATAGGCTATTGAGTTCAGCCCAAACTTTGCGCTTGGCAGTAGTTTCTAGAGAACTAAATGCTGCTCTCTGGAGTGGAGAGAGAGTTGTTTCCACCCTAGGACTGAAATCCTgctttgtgtttaaaaaaaaaaaaaaaaaaaaaaaaaaaggacagataTTTTGCTGACTCCACAAGAATGATTTATAACACTGATGCAGGCGATGCATGTTGTGGTTAACATAACATCTGATTCAGAGTTTCCCTTCATTGCACTGCTGGATATTGTTTGAGAGAGGTTGGTGAGAGGAAAACGTTCTACCAGCCCCAACACAAAGAGGCCGGAAGAACGAGgcaaaaggaaaataaagtgTACAAAAATATCCTTTACCCGCGAAACTTACTGTAGTTTTTGCAAGTCAGGGGAATAACTATCCCACACCCATTCACCTACTGGGAAATGGGTGGAGAAAAGGAAAATGGAATAAAACTGTATGTGACCAGAATGTGACTGAATGACTGTATACCAACTAGGAGGACAGCATACAAAACAGCTCCTCTTCTCCCTTCTGAACACACCTCTTCTCCCTGCACCGTCTGTGTTTAGACAGGAATTGCCATaatgacaggaaatgatgtcTCTGCTATGCCTGTTGGCCTTGTGGGAATACATTAATCAGCATGGAGCCACTGCTCTCTGCTATGTGCCCGAGTTAGGAGATGCTCGCTGTCACAAGGCCAAGGAAACTGTTAGGACACTAGCTTGTGCCATATGCTGTAGTCAATACCAGTAAATTGCATTCCACATTTTTAGGAATACATACAAGTACTCCCAGATATTGTTACTGATAAATCAATACTGTCATGATGTGTTTCTCATGATAATGATGCTAACACTACAAGCTATTTTGTGCTATGCGATATACTCTACTGCTGAACAATATTCAATGTATTGTACATCACACTATATGTGTAACTTCAGAGAAACATATAACCAccacaaaagtaaaataactaGAGCTGCAATCGATCGACAGAAGATTAATtggtaactattttgataatcaaataattgtttcagtcattatttaagcaaaaacacagaaaatttgCTAGTTTTAGCGTCTCAAATTTGAAGatttaaatctttttctttgttatacATAATAGCAAACtaaatatgttttggttttggatggacaaaacaaaaaatctgaagGTGTCGCCTTTGActcttttgatatttttttttactattttctgacattttatataccaaatgattaattgataaaataattgacagattaatcaatcgAAATTTATCGTTAGTTACATTCCTAAAAGAGATTAGTTGTGTACTATATTTACTGCATTATAAAGGGCTTTCAGTTTCGAAAAACATTACTAGACAAATTTTATGAAGCAGAGTGTgccaaaaacatttaatcacacATTACTCACATCTGGTAGCTGAACTGCCAGAAAGCACAACAGTTCAAGTCTGTATTAAAGAAAAGACACACCTCTGCTCTAGTATCATATAAAATTGGTGCCAATGGATCACAAAAtaatatatcatgatatattaCTGTACAAGTATGTTGCCGGATGTTATAATAGTGATTATTAGTTTACTGTTTTCTCTTATAACTGCAGAATGATCATGTGAATGTAGAGAGTCAATAGAAGATTTATAGAATACACATATCTTTatcttttccttatttttactggataaaaaaatattttgttttcagtcctCAAAACCTTAACTTTGTTGTCATTCTCTGCTATGGCTTTGACAGAAGAAAAGTACATGACAGTGCAGCCTTACACCAGCCAGGGCAAGGATGAAATTGCTTTTGAAAAAGGAGTCATTGTTGAGGTGATTCAGAAGAACCTGGAAGGCTGGTGGTTTATCAGGTAAGCTTGTGATCACTTGCCTTACTTTCAGGTTTCACTGTTCTCAACACAAAAAGCTCATCGTCtcatgtttattgttttctctcctgacTAATTTCACAGATACCAGGATAAGGAGGGTTGGGCTCCAGCCTCTTACCtgaagaagatgaaggatgactTCTCTCCCCGTAAGAAGACTGTGACAGGCCCAGTGGAGATTATTGGCAACATCATGGAGATCAGTAACCTGCTTAACAAGAAAGCCCTGAGTGAGAAAGACGTGCAGACTGAAGGTGTCCCAGAGAGCCCCCAGGTGGCCAGGAAAGAGATCAGTTTGCCAATCCCATGCTCTGACTCCAGCCCTGTCAATACTCAACAGGATGGAAAAAGCAAAGCAGAGCCTCCTTCACCAGCTATAGCCCGTATTGCCCCTCATCGGGTGGAAATTGGTTAGTAATGTCACCGTAATGTCACCATAGTGTCTAAATTTCTCTCATTAACTTGTAATATAATCTGTGACAGTAGATCACTAATTACTCGATTTCAAATATGACAATAACTTTTCTATTATTAGTAActtgtttctttcatttcttaAGGGTTACAAATGTTTATTCTGAAATGTCACCAAAGAAATGTGTATGTTCTTTTCTTCTGTGATTGCTTCATAGGTTCTCCAGTTCTCAGGCAAAAACCTCCTCCTCGAAGAGATGCAACCCTGGTAAGAATGTTCGATATTTTAGTAATTAACCTTTCATCACAAAAAAGTGACTGAGATTAAGTAACTAAGATTGATTTACTTATTTGTCCTTTTGTTGATGAAGAGCACAAACCTTGAAGAGGTgccaataaatatatatacccCTTGTGAGCAATTGTAACTGACAGTGTACAGACtttacttttattcagttttattcagaGTTTTTATTCTTGTTCGAGGAACAAAACCAAATAATCCATAATGTAAAAGATAAATCAGACCCATTATGTTTGTATAAATTACTCAGATTAGTGGTCATGCACAGGAATTTTATAGAGTTACCAAAGTATAACTGTGTTGATCTCATTTTCTGCTCAGGGATTTCAGTTGCCCTCCCCACCAGAGCCCCCTACAGTTGAAGCAGAGTATTACACCATTGCAGATTTTCAGTCCTGTATATCTGATGGGATCAGTTTCAATGgaggacagaaagcagaggtAAGCTATCTCTTGTAAAGTAAACCTTAGGGACAAAACTCTCTTCAACTTGTGTAACAACCATATATCTGTAGATTGATAAATGTATTCGTTATTGTTCAgttacaaaatatattaaaatgccTCCGTACAAAgattaaacagattttaaacttttgaacATGTGTTTTAGGTCATTGAGAAGAATTCTGGTGGCTGGTGGTATGTCGCGataggagagagggagggttgGGCTCCCTGCTCCTACATTGACAAACGTAAAAAGCCCAATCTGAATCGTAGAACAAGCACTCTGTGTCGCCCCAAAGTCCCACCCCCAGCTCCTCCTGTCAAAAAACAGGACTCAGTGGAGACTGCACCTCCCAGCAGTCCTGGATCTGAGGCTCCAGAGTCCCCTGTGTCTCCTGGGAGGCCTGTGTATGAAGAGCCAGAATATGATGTTCCTGCCATTGGTGATCTGGATATGGAGTCTGAGTTTGAGTTTCTGAGGGGAGAAGCTTCCTTGGTGGATGGAAAGAATGAGGACACTTCCTCGGAGAAGGGATCCCATCTGTCCTCCAAGCCCTCCCCAGCTTCATCGCTTCACAGTGCGTCCTTCAAGATGGGTGAGTCATTTGAAGATGGCCATGAGGCAGAGGTGGAAgcggagggagaggaagagtgtATCTATGAGAATGACGGCTTCCGGCCCTTCAGGGAGACGCCAGAGAGGCAGTGCAGTAGGGACTCAAATTCCTCCAAGACAAGTGTCTTGTCAGAAACTGGCAAGGCTGCAAACATAAACCCAGCACCAGCGGGATGGAGATCTGCAGGTAAGAAGCTCAAGATTGACTTGAATGGGAGCCCATTTATAACCAAAGCTGAGGAGGCGTCTAGTCCTAAGTCTGCTTCCACTGAGTCCACCCCAGATCTGTCCAGACTCAAGAAAGATCAAGAGGAAAGCAAGGCATCCTCTGCTACCAAGTCTTCATCTAAATTAAAGCCAGTGGTACGGCCTAAACCACAGATGGCCAAGGCGTCCAGTGCTGAGAAGATGGACATCAGCACCTTGAGAAGACAGCTGCGGCCCACAGGGCAGCTGAAGAATGGCAGTAAAACTAAAGGCGAGGACTCTGAGACAGCCTCTGTCATCTCCTCTGAGGACTCCTTCTCTTCTCAGAGCACCTCAGATCTCTCCTCTATCTATTCCAAAGGTAGCCGGGGAGACTCTGACCTGGAAGGCTCTATCCTTTATCGCACCACAGATCCCTATGTAAAGATCCAAGAGTGTGAGCTCACCTTCCCTGCTggagtggaggtggaggtgctGGAGAAGCAGGAGAGTGGCTGGTGGTACATTCGCTGGGGTGATACAGAGGGTTGGGCCCCGACGTACTACCTGGAGCCAGTCAGACAACAAGATGACATGGTAGGGTCCGAATCTGATGGCACTCCCACTAAACCTGGAAGCCTCAGCAAGTCCAACAGCCTGGAGAAGAATGAGCAAAGGGTGCAGGCCTTGAACAACATCAACCAAAACCTAAAGAAGGTCACCCCACCCATCCCCTCCAAGCCTCCTGGTGGCCTCTCCAAACCTACCGGCTTGTTTGGATCACAGAAGCAGAACAGctccaaacagcagcaggtcgTCAGACCTCAGTCCGTCTTCATATCAGCCCCCATCAGGGATGGTCCCAGCCCTGTCGGCTCTCTCAGGAGAAACGAATCCCTCAACTCCACTGACCATCCTCGTGCCAGCCCCACAGTGCGCCGTAATGCCTCTTTTGGCACAGTGCCGCGCAGCCTGGCACCAAACAATATAGCACTACCCAGCAGGAACAGATCTGGTACCGGTAGCTCTGAATCCCTCGGCCTCAGCTCTCTGAAGAATGCTCTCCCTGTATCCACAGTGAAACCCAAGCCCCACATCATCCATAACAACCTCAGAGAGGTGTATGTCTCCATAGCAGATTACCATGGTGACGAGGAGACCATGGGATTTCCTGAGGGGACGAGTCTGGAGGTTCTTGACAGAAACCCGAATGGCTGGTGGTACTGCAAGGTTCTGGACAATGGCAGACCACGGAAAGGGTGGGTTCCTTCAAATTACCTCGAGAAAAAGCACTAGCGCTTGTGTGTGGAGCTGGCAGAACTCTGAACATGCgtgtaaagacttttaaaagagacacatttattttgtgaaaaaggCTAACCCTAAGACATTAAGTTAGTATTGAAATCTTATCCGGTACCTTTGCCAAAATGAGCAGCCAGATCAGATCGTGACTTTGAATTGAAATGAGACATCTGGTAAAATGAGTCTACATGATACAGTGTCTGAGACGTTGCATTAGGAGCAATTTATTATAACACCAGATAGTGGAAGAATGATTAAATGCTTCAGTCGTTACCTTTAActtgaaataaaatgtcattttgtgtcCACCCCTTGaacgtttcttttttttgtaagtttataatgtaattttgtacAACTTTTTAAGCATTTAAAACTTACTGcatgtttgaaatgattcaaTATACTGACAATGCCTTGGGCTGTTaagatttaacatttttcctcctttccttaAAGAAAATCTCAGTTGTTGCCAAAGCTGCTTTGTGTTAGTCTGATCTTGGTGctgtctgtttgcatgttttttaatatctttttatactgtatgtcacctttattttaaatattttacccatttaaTTGTGTAATATTGTCCTAATGAAACAATTTGTGAGCATCTCTGATtatcacaatattttatttCCCTAAATCAGAAATTAATCCCTGATGACTTCCCTGATATGAGccttttgtatgtttttttatttttatttcagaggCTTTTGTCCAAATTACAAATTCCCTAACTTcagcaaaaaatatatttattcattacttaaaaataatattattacttattttattattattttaagaaagttactgataaacacattttcacaaccGCTCAAACATTTCTAAGAGCTGACTGCTCTAATAATCctgataacattaaaaatttCTGCTGGGCAGTAAATTTGACATAACTTTTCAGCTGCAGTCGTGCGGGGATGCtcacttttgttttatgttaacTGTGTGTTAACTGTGTGACCAGCGATGATAACTGAAGTGCCAAAAGAATGACTTAAATAAATGCACTTTTGAACAATTATTTGtacttccttttttaaatttgcatcacttaatattcacatttggaGTTTTAAGTATGATGCTTTTTTCATTTAGACACACATTAAAGACATTTactaatattttaatataatgttTGGTACCATTGTAAAGGGCTTTCATTCGATCTGTGAGTCTgtgtgacaaaaacacaagtcaCTTGAGCTTCAGTCATTGTAAATACCGTGATACATTTCACATAgaatacacattcacattcaacatacagtacatcacattaaaaacacacatatctaTACACATTACAATAAATCTATACAGTTAACTTAGTTTATCCCCTGGTGACTATGTACTCACAGTCCCCAGGGATAGTTGCAAGTTCTCCCTCCTCATTTTCTGTCACATCTCTATGGTCTGCTGTCTAAATGAAAGGcaaaaaagcctgaaaataCTTATTTTGTTGTTCTATTAGCTTGAGACATCCCGTTGTCTCTTTTGATTATTTGATATAACCTGATCTGATTACATCAGGTGTGATAATTGgctattagaaaaaaaacattttaatcctAGATCTCAAAAATGACTGAGAAATGAGAACTGAAGACAAAATAATGAGATGTACTTTCACACTGGCATATTTAGAAAAGAGAAATAGTTTGAATCAGCAGGAAACCAAAATTAAcccatttttttcattgttgtaaGAGCATTTTTAAAGCTGCTCATGTGGGCTAAGATTTTATGTGGAAATGGCCATCATAGTCTGTAAAAGAGATATGAGAGGGGAGTAATTATCTGATGAATGAATTTATTAATGAATCAATGTGGCatataataaacaatataattAAAACTTATTACAGGTGGTAATCATTGGTATGTGAAGCTTCTCAGTTTTGTTGCACTAAAAGCTTTCTGCGTAAGAttaagtaaaagatctcagTACTGATTACTGAACATGTTTATATCTTGTATAAACCCATGTCTGCATATGCAATACAGCAGGAGTGTTTGACCCAGCTGGATGCTGTTATGCGAATAAATTAGATCACACCCTTTTATTTCTAACCCGAAGCCAGATAGTGATGCAATTCTCTTTGATTGGCCTCCTCTGGCAGCTTCTGCTTCAGGAGAACCTGCACATTTGACTTTGGTTTAGGCTTTCATTCTGTGGTCGCTGGGCTGCTTAATTTAGCATCAACTGACAATGCAAAAGTTTACCAGTGTGAACTTGTAGTCTATAATATTGTCGCCTTCAGCAATAATCAGCAAAACACCAAATCAAAACACAGATGCAGTTTTCAAGTGTCAGACACTGCATATTGCTCATATATTGGAGTTGGTGcctgaaatataataaaatttaCAGCCCACAGGAATTGAATGTGAAATATGTCCATCCCACTGGCTGTTTCCTCTACTGGGATCTCTACACTTGAACGACACTTACTGGCTTGGAACTATCAATATACCTATCATCAGTATACCATGTTTGCCTACTGTAAGTGTATCTGTGTTTGCATGCTTGCTTGTACTTATTTGTGCATGCAAATAACAAATCATGGGaaggagacagaagaaaaagaaaatgcaaattgtgCAGGTGAGATAAAGACACCCCGAGAgggttttaaataaatttgaccTCAGATGTGGAGCTGGTCATCGTATCAAAAGCTGCTGTATTGTAAAGCTCTCAATTTGGTGTATATTGACTATTGAGCAGGAAAGTTGATAGTTGGATAGTAGTTTAACAAGTGAGCAAACTGATGAAGACTGTAAGATGCAATTTAAAACGATGGAAAAACAACTAGTAGTAAGTATACCTTAAGTTAATGTAATACTATTTTATCAAATTGACATATCATTAGAGaacagaaaaactacaaataatTAGTATGATCTAAGCCTCTTCCTAAGTCtggacatttttttgtatttagttttttgtaacatttttaaggTCATTATTAAAAAGTTTTGCTCTGCCATGAAAAATAGTAATCATGACTATGAAGAAGCCTCCTCCCActctattgttattatttaaaaaatgtagaaaattacAAAGAATTACATATTAAATTTGAATGGGAGGATTAAAGGTTCATATTACAGACACTAATAGCTTTTGATCTCTGCCCTCATTACACATTGCTGATCTATGTGTCCTTCTGGGTTTTTCTCGACTGTAGACAaggtgcagcagctgtttctggCCACTGGAGGGCAGCAGAACTCAGCATCTCATTGCCGATCGAGCACAGCATCACAAGAACCTTCACCTCCTTCTTCATCAGCACAGTAATTAGATAATGAAGGGGTGAAATCACTCAGTTGATATTTTGGACTATAAACAAAGTTGTACTTTGGAATATAATTGCTGTTCAAAGTCTTGTCCCTTGATGCTGCAAATCTGACTTGAGGAAAAAGTTTTTACATCACACTGAACACCAAAAGCTTAAAGCCTTAACtacaacagaggaaaaaaatcaaacatggacTGTCTGATGTCTAGTTAAAATTCAAAATTGATAGTATTGTGCTTTTTTGGAATACAAATTCGATACCCTAATAgatggtgtgtgtttgaccaaaCAGCTGTCTAGAAGAGATACCACAACACAGCTCAAACAAGTCTGCCAAGCCCTTAAGCCTTCAGAAGGCCATCAGCCAGGTTCACTGAGAGGTCTGAGTGGAAAGTCTGTGTGTACACAGACACCAGTGAGATATACTGTATTCATGTCACTTTCACAGACCCTGGCTGTGTATTTCCCTCTCACCTCTGAGAACACTTGGCCATGAATGGCAGCCACTGCTGCCTGTTTCATGTCCGGACGTCATGCACTGTATTCGTGCCTATTGGAGTGCAGCATAAAACAGTGCTACATTAGAGCTAGGCCTGCCGGGTAGTAAATAACACATTATGTTCACTCTGGCCAGGTTTACATACCACGGCTCTAAACAGTTTCTCTGTGAGTTATAGCTGTTTACTAAAAGCCCTTGCCTTTGTTATTCATATAGTATATGGCGGGATGTTACACAAGTATACTACCGTGGAGAGTGATTGTGTTGGGTGTTAGGCATCAGAGAGATGGCTGCCTTTTGTTCTGTATCTGTTGCCCAATTTGAATTTTCCTGCTTAAGAGGTTAATCCATCATCAAACATTTGTATAATATACGTCTTGGGAGAAGGTAATGGCACTAATGCATTCTCATTCCCCATTTCCTTTGCTAGATTGACTTCAGTTTCCTACTGTGCATAAAACATAATAAGGACTGTAGCTGTGAAATGGAAATGGTcagttttaactttttattgcaATTGAGTCAAATGCTTGCACCAAAGGTCTCTGTACTTGAAATGTTGTGCTTTTTTCATGTGATAAGAATCAATCAATAGGAAATAACAGCAGGAACAATGACAAACTGAAACAAGTGATTCAGACTTACTTTATTtaacaaactaaacattatTAGCAAATTCAGAAACCAGcttaagaatgtttttttttttaacgacCAATAGAAATCCTAAGCCCAGAAAGCCAAAGTTATGAGCTGATTTTCTTGTCCAAAATGCACAAATGCCCTCTTGCAGTTACTTGCTGGTTTTGTTTGGACAACAAATATTTGgtcacatttgaaaaactcacttttcaaACAGGCTGTCTAAATTATGACCATATGGGAACTATTCACACCGCTTCACTACAATACAAATTCAAGATAGAATTTAAATATGCACAAGTAGGACAAACATAATTTTACCGACTAACCACTGATTAGTTAATCAATGCCaactttacacattttattccatttttcaATACCATAGTTTAGTgtagttgacattttgggaaagaGAGTTAACCTAGACAAGAAGATCGATACAACTCTCATGTCtttctgttaaatataaagctTAAGcaagcagccagttagcttagcttagcatatagACTGGAGTCAGGGGGAACAGCTACAgtagtctggctctgtccaagaGTAACAAAGAATAACAGCCTACCAGCACCCCATCTAACTCTCTGccagatatacacacatatttcccaaaatgtcaaactatatCTTGAAGTGAAAATCagctgacacaaacactgagccTTTCAAGGCAATAAAATTTTCTATAATCTTTAACTATGCAACAATAAAATAGACAATATTCTTACTGTTTGGACATGATAGtcatacatataaaacaaacagtgataaTTCTTTATAGTAGcattgacaaaataaataaacctcaTAATGTACAGTTATTATTACACTAAACGTCATTAATAGCATTTTTCtaagaaaatgtttcacaatatATCTGCTAGGTCATATATTTggtcaggaagaaaaataaaacaagtagAAATGTAAAAGCGGAGCCTCTCTTGAGAAT
This genomic stretch from Thunnus albacares chromosome 14, fThuAlb1.1, whole genome shotgun sequence harbors:
- the sh3pxd2ab gene encoding SH3 and PX domain-containing protein 2A isoform X1, with translation MQLRTVLDVNVVDVQKRRNPSKHYVYLINVTYSDSTSHIIYRRYSKFFDLQMRILDKFPIDGGQKDPKKRIIPFLPGKVLFRRSHIRDVAVRRLKHLDNYCKALMKLPSHISQSEEVLKFFETKAEDLNPPTEDCGGTGKRKSGLDASDPMLLEQYVVVSSYEKQEPAEISLQAGEVVDVIEKSESGWWFVSTAEEQGWVPATYLNSHSGTRDDLELGASKAGEVTKRHKAHLKRLDRRWTLGGVISRQQSREEKYMTVQPYTSQGKDEIAFEKGVIVEVIQKNLEGWWFIRYQDKEGWAPASYLKKMKDDFSPRKKTVTGPVEIIGNIMEISNLLNKKALSEKDVQTEGVPESPQVARKEISLPIPCSDSSPVNTQQDGKSKAEPPSPAIARIAPHRVEIGSPVLRQKPPPRRDATLGFQLPSPPEPPTVEAEYYTIADFQSCISDGISFNGGQKAEVIEKNSGGWWYVAIGEREGWAPCSYIDKRKKPNLNRRTSTLCRPKVPPPAPPVKKQDSVETAPPSSPGSEAPESPVSPGRPVYEEPEYDVPAIGDLDMESEFEFLRGEASLVDGKNEDTSSEKGSHLSSKPSPASSLHSASFKMGESFEDGHEAEVEAEGEEECIYENDGFRPFRETPERQCSRDSNSSKTSVLSETGKAANINPAPAGWRSAGKKLKIDLNGSPFITKAEEASSPKSASTESTPDLSRLKKDQEESKASSATKSSSKLKPVVRPKPQMAKASSAEKMDISTLRRQLRPTGQLKNGSKTKGEDSETASVISSEDSFSSQSTSDLSSIYSKGSRGDSDLEGSILYRTTDPYVKIQECELTFPAGVEVEVLEKQESGWWYIRWGDTEGWAPTYYLEPVRQQDDMVGSESDGTPTKPGSLSKSNSLEKNEQRVQALNNINQNLKKVTPPIPSKPPGGLSKPTGLFGSQKQNSSKQQQVVRPQSVFISAPIRDGPSPVGSLRRNESLNSTDHPRASPTVRRNASFGTVPRSLAPNNIALPSRNRSGTGSSESLGLSSLKNALPVSTVKPKPHIIHNNLREVYVSIADYHGDEETMGFPEGTSLEVLDRNPNGWWYCKVLDNGRPRKGWVPSNYLEKKH
- the sh3pxd2ab gene encoding SH3 and PX domain-containing protein 2A isoform X2 → MQLRTVLDVNVVDVQKRRNPSKHYVYLINVTYSDSTSHIIYRRYSKFFDLQMRILDKFPIDGGQKDPKKRIIPFLPGKVLFRRSHIRDVAVRRLKHLDNYCKALMKLPSHISQSEEVLKFFETKAEDLNPPTEDCGGTGKRKSGLDASDPMLLEQYVVVSSYEKQEPAEISLQAGEVVDVIEKSESGWWFVSTAEEQGWVPATYLNSHSGTRDDLELGASKAGEEEKYMTVQPYTSQGKDEIAFEKGVIVEVIQKNLEGWWFIRYQDKEGWAPASYLKKMKDDFSPRKKTVTGPVEIIGNIMEISNLLNKKALSEKDVQTEGVPESPQVARKEISLPIPCSDSSPVNTQQDGKSKAEPPSPAIARIAPHRVEIGSPVLRQKPPPRRDATLGFQLPSPPEPPTVEAEYYTIADFQSCISDGISFNGGQKAEVIEKNSGGWWYVAIGEREGWAPCSYIDKRKKPNLNRRTSTLCRPKVPPPAPPVKKQDSVETAPPSSPGSEAPESPVSPGRPVYEEPEYDVPAIGDLDMESEFEFLRGEASLVDGKNEDTSSEKGSHLSSKPSPASSLHSASFKMGESFEDGHEAEVEAEGEEECIYENDGFRPFRETPERQCSRDSNSSKTSVLSETGKAANINPAPAGWRSAGKKLKIDLNGSPFITKAEEASSPKSASTESTPDLSRLKKDQEESKASSATKSSSKLKPVVRPKPQMAKASSAEKMDISTLRRQLRPTGQLKNGSKTKGEDSETASVISSEDSFSSQSTSDLSSIYSKGSRGDSDLEGSILYRTTDPYVKIQECELTFPAGVEVEVLEKQESGWWYIRWGDTEGWAPTYYLEPVRQQDDMVGSESDGTPTKPGSLSKSNSLEKNEQRVQALNNINQNLKKVTPPIPSKPPGGLSKPTGLFGSQKQNSSKQQQVVRPQSVFISAPIRDGPSPVGSLRRNESLNSTDHPRASPTVRRNASFGTVPRSLAPNNIALPSRNRSGTGSSESLGLSSLKNALPVSTVKPKPHIIHNNLREVYVSIADYHGDEETMGFPEGTSLEVLDRNPNGWWYCKVLDNGRPRKGWVPSNYLEKKH